One region of Syntrophobacter fumaroxidans MPOB genomic DNA includes:
- a CDS encoding DUF1850 domain-containing protein — MRPRLGLGLLLAGIASAVLFWPWTKVLEVTAVATGDVRWCACVAEGDEFVLSFIHSVNRRPVHDTLRVRREHIVIVKSRYDSFGAGMPGTSDEEGTFTILPGGWIEWTVNREVPEITVRVGRVANHILSIKGREIPLADLAEPGSALSFRVRSNSLFSAMKGRCVP, encoded by the coding sequence ATGCGTCCTCGACTCGGTCTGGGCTTGCTTCTTGCGGGGATAGCGAGCGCCGTGCTCTTCTGGCCATGGACGAAGGTCCTGGAAGTTACGGCGGTCGCCACTGGAGATGTGAGGTGGTGCGCTTGCGTAGCCGAGGGCGATGAATTCGTCCTTTCCTTTATCCACTCCGTAAACAGACGACCGGTCCACGACACGCTGCGGGTCCGGCGCGAGCATATCGTCATCGTCAAGTCCCGTTATGACTCCTTCGGTGCGGGGATGCCGGGGACTTCCGACGAAGAAGGCACTTTCACCATTCTCCCCGGCGGATGGATCGAATGGACCGTGAACCGCGAGGTCCCCGAGATCACCGTGCGGGTGGGCAGGGTGGCGAACCATATCCTGAGCATCAAAGGGCGGGAGATCCCGCTCGCCGATCTTGCCGAGCCCGGAAGTGCGCTTTCCTTCAGGGTTCGCAGCAACTCCCTCTTCAGCGCAATGAAAGGCAGGTGCGTGCCGTGA
- a CDS encoding TAXI family TRAP transporter solute-binding subunit, with protein MMKRLLVVSVLLLVFVGTLCSAQAEEVRLILGTGGTAGTYYPLGGSMAKIWNSKIPGMNVTAQTTGASAENVRLVNKKEAELALVQSDTLDFAFKAEPPFKEKLTAMAAIAVLYPEVIQVVVRADKPVKTFADLKGLKMGVGAPGSGTEANFRQLCDVHGLVKGDINAQYLSFSESAEQFKDKHIDAFLVTAGLPNPGIMDVSTQNDIRILSISDDMLKKITTKYPFLSPVKVPANTYKNVPEASTVAVNAVLIVNSGIKEDVVYNLTKALFDNQPELAAAHAKGKEVNLQTAVKGVSIPFHPGAVKYYKEKGVMK; from the coding sequence ATGATGAAAAGACTACTCGTCGTATCCGTTCTGCTCCTGGTCTTTGTGGGCACCCTCTGCTCGGCGCAAGCCGAAGAAGTCAGGCTGATTCTCGGCACGGGAGGCACCGCCGGGACCTACTACCCGCTCGGGGGCTCCATGGCCAAGATCTGGAATTCGAAGATTCCCGGCATGAACGTCACGGCACAGACCACGGGGGCTTCCGCCGAAAACGTTCGCCTGGTGAACAAGAAGGAAGCGGAGCTCGCGCTGGTCCAGAGCGACACGCTGGATTTCGCGTTCAAGGCCGAGCCTCCGTTCAAGGAGAAACTCACGGCCATGGCGGCCATTGCCGTGCTCTATCCGGAAGTCATCCAGGTCGTGGTGCGCGCCGATAAGCCGGTCAAGACCTTCGCCGATCTCAAGGGACTGAAGATGGGCGTGGGAGCCCCGGGCAGCGGAACGGAGGCGAATTTCCGGCAGCTTTGCGACGTGCACGGACTGGTAAAAGGCGACATCAACGCCCAGTATCTTTCCTTTTCCGAGAGCGCCGAACAGTTCAAGGACAAGCACATCGACGCCTTCCTCGTGACGGCCGGTCTCCCCAACCCGGGCATCATGGACGTCAGCACCCAGAACGACATTCGGATCCTCAGCATTTCCGACGATATGCTGAAGAAGATCACGACCAAGTATCCTTTCCTCTCTCCCGTGAAGGTCCCTGCCAATACCTACAAGAACGTCCCCGAAGCGAGCACCGTGGCGGTGAACGCCGTGCTCATCGTGAATTCGGGGATCAAGGAGGACGTCGTCTACAACCTGACCAAGGCTCTGTTCGACAACCAGCCGGAACTGGCCGCGGCCCACGCCAAGGGCAAGGAAGTGAACCTGCAGACGGCGGTCAAGGGTGTGTCCATCCCGTTCCACCCGGGAGCGGTGAAGTACTACAAAGAAAAAGGCGTCATGAAATAG
- the aroF gene encoding 3-deoxy-7-phosphoheptulonate synthase has translation MILILKKKATAEQMERLKDVLRSEGYLVKEIAGVDEKILGVVGTMYKETAFYESLPGVERAVPISKPYKLVSRELHPAPSVIKVGDVTIGGDRLVVIAGPCGVEDRKRTLDIARTVRKHGAVLFRGGAFKPRTSPYSFQGLGEEGLKILREVREETGLGVVTEITSPSQADLMVKYVDVVQVGARNMQNFELLKSVGRIGKPVLLKRGLSATIEEWLMSAEYVLSEGNDQVILCERGIRTFERYTRNTLDLTAVPVIKKLTHLPIIVDPSHATGIREKVSPMARASIAAGADGLIIEVHTEPDKALSDGPQSLYPEQFEQLMRDLYVIAPVVGKQVDYAYLDKAAIMKPRKGKGKAAPMVVYSGVPGSFSHKACLQFFGTEVPIRECTCFREVFDSVAGEQAAFGVIPVENSLTGSIHENYDLLLEYAIMIVGELTLRIKHNLLGHLDSSIEGIERVYSHPQVFQQCREYLDKHPAWDQIACKDTASAVRKVEEAGDAKEAAIAGVGAVQTRRMTVLKESIETNPRNFTRFVVISKNESLPGPKNKSSLIYSVSDKPGALFETLRIFAENNINLVKLESRPIHSRPWEYLFYADLEVDVTEDGRRHILEGLMSKTEFFKFLGSYQKGTEVSH, from the coding sequence GTGATTCTTATCCTGAAAAAGAAGGCAACCGCTGAACAGATGGAAAGGCTCAAGGATGTCCTGCGCTCCGAGGGATACCTGGTGAAGGAGATCGCCGGCGTGGACGAGAAGATCCTGGGCGTCGTGGGCACGATGTACAAGGAGACGGCCTTCTATGAATCCCTGCCCGGGGTGGAGCGGGCGGTCCCCATCTCCAAGCCGTACAAGCTGGTGAGCCGCGAGCTCCATCCCGCCCCGTCGGTCATCAAGGTTGGCGACGTCACCATCGGCGGAGACCGGCTGGTGGTGATCGCCGGTCCCTGCGGTGTCGAGGACCGGAAGAGGACCCTGGATATCGCGCGCACGGTTCGCAAACACGGAGCGGTCCTGTTCCGGGGCGGTGCGTTCAAGCCCCGCACCTCGCCCTACTCGTTCCAGGGCCTGGGTGAGGAGGGCTTGAAGATTCTGCGGGAAGTGAGAGAGGAAACCGGCCTCGGAGTGGTCACGGAGATCACCTCTCCCAGCCAGGCGGACCTCATGGTGAAGTACGTGGACGTCGTCCAGGTCGGCGCCCGCAACATGCAGAACTTCGAGCTCCTGAAGTCGGTCGGCCGAATCGGCAAGCCGGTGCTCCTCAAGCGCGGGCTGTCGGCGACCATCGAGGAATGGCTCATGTCGGCCGAGTACGTGCTTTCCGAAGGAAACGACCAGGTCATTCTGTGCGAGCGGGGCATCCGGACGTTCGAGCGCTACACGCGAAACACCCTGGACCTCACGGCCGTTCCGGTCATCAAGAAACTCACCCACCTCCCGATCATCGTCGATCCGAGCCACGCCACGGGGATCCGGGAAAAGGTCAGCCCCATGGCCCGCGCGTCCATCGCGGCGGGAGCCGACGGGCTGATCATCGAGGTTCACACGGAACCCGACAAGGCACTCTCCGATGGTCCCCAGAGCCTCTATCCCGAACAGTTCGAGCAGCTCATGCGCGACCTCTACGTCATCGCCCCGGTGGTGGGAAAGCAGGTCGACTACGCCTACCTCGACAAGGCGGCCATCATGAAGCCTCGCAAGGGCAAAGGCAAGGCGGCCCCGATGGTCGTCTACAGCGGCGTCCCGGGTTCCTTTTCGCACAAGGCGTGTCTGCAGTTCTTCGGAACGGAGGTCCCGATCCGGGAATGCACATGCTTCAGGGAGGTTTTCGACTCCGTGGCCGGCGAACAGGCCGCCTTCGGCGTCATCCCCGTGGAGAACAGCCTTACCGGGAGCATTCACGAAAACTACGACCTGCTCCTCGAATACGCTATCATGATCGTCGGGGAACTGACCCTGCGCATCAAGCACAACCTTCTGGGACACCTGGACTCCTCCATCGAGGGAATCGAACGCGTATACTCGCATCCCCAGGTATTCCAGCAGTGCCGCGAGTACCTGGACAAGCATCCCGCGTGGGATCAGATTGCGTGCAAGGACACGGCCAGCGCCGTGCGCAAGGTGGAAGAAGCCGGCGATGCGAAAGAAGCCGCCATCGCCGGAGTCGGTGCGGTTCAAACCCGGCGGATGACGGTGCTCAAGGAAAGCATCGAAACCAATCCCCGGAATTTCACCCGGTTTGTGGTCATTTCGAAAAACGAGTCGCTGCCCGGGCCCAAGAACAAGTCCTCCCTGATCTATTCGGTAAGCGACAAGCCGGGCGCTCTCTTCGAGACGCTGCGCATCTTCGCGGAGAACAATATCAACCTGGTCAAGCTGGAATCCCGGCCCATCCACAGCAGGCCCTGGGAGTACCTGTTCTATGCGGATCTCGAGGTCGACGTCACGGAAGACGGCCGCAGGCACATCCTCGAAGGGCTCATGAGCAAAACCGAATTCTTCAAGTTTCTCGGCAGCTACCAGAAGGGGACCGAAGTGAGTCATTAG
- a CDS encoding phosphate/phosphite/phosphonate ABC transporter substrate-binding protein, whose product MIRKGLLIAVLSVMSCAFPSPGWSQEYKLGIQAFKGADTAMKEWKATADYLTAKLGKTFTVVPCTDNELMEGVKQGKIDFFYANPAIFAEMNKQYGAQVLVTMVKATRTQPTEYLAGTIFTRKESPVKTLADFKGKEFMTRAKSSFAGWMVAKRHFLDKGIDPEKEFKAIKEAKSVEHVVYAVLNGAVEGGAIMAGTLEEMAAAGKVKMADFRVIDQAADNFPFVHTTQLYPEFCIAAGANTPPALKADVAQVLQAVAPTDPAAVNAKLNGWKKPLDYTPVVECLTIVKYGAFARN is encoded by the coding sequence ATGATTCGGAAGGGTTTGTTGATCGCGGTGTTGTCAGTCATGTCATGTGCGTTTCCGTCTCCGGGCTGGTCGCAGGAATACAAGCTGGGGATACAGGCGTTCAAAGGGGCCGACACGGCCATGAAGGAGTGGAAGGCGACCGCGGACTACCTGACGGCCAAGCTCGGCAAAACCTTCACGGTGGTGCCTTGCACGGACAACGAACTGATGGAGGGGGTCAAGCAGGGCAAGATTGACTTCTTCTATGCCAATCCCGCCATATTTGCGGAGATGAACAAGCAATACGGCGCACAGGTTTTGGTCACCATGGTCAAAGCCACCAGGACCCAGCCGACCGAATACCTGGCCGGCACCATCTTCACCCGCAAGGAAAGTCCCGTCAAAACGCTTGCGGATTTCAAAGGCAAGGAGTTCATGACGAGGGCGAAAAGCTCTTTTGCCGGGTGGATGGTTGCCAAGCGTCATTTCCTGGACAAGGGGATTGACCCGGAGAAGGAATTCAAGGCGATCAAGGAGGCCAAGTCAGTGGAGCACGTGGTCTACGCGGTACTGAACGGGGCGGTTGAAGGCGGTGCCATAATGGCGGGCACCCTCGAGGAAATGGCTGCCGCCGGGAAGGTCAAGATGGCCGATTTCAGGGTGATCGACCAGGCCGCCGACAACTTCCCGTTCGTTCACACCACCCAACTCTACCCGGAATTCTGCATCGCGGCAGGGGCCAATACTCCTCCGGCGCTCAAGGCGGATGTCGCCCAGGTGCTCCAGGCTGTTGCCCCGACTGACCCCGCGGCGGTCAACGCCAAGCTGAACGGATGGAAGAAGCCTCTGGACTATACGCCGGTCGTGGAATGCCTGACCATCGTAAAATACGGAGCGTTCGCAAGAAACTAG